From Candidatus Latescibacterota bacterium, a single genomic window includes:
- a CDS encoding HDOD domain-containing protein gives MTGRKRILFVDDEPNVLEGLRRSLSRMRKQWDMVLVNGGREALDLLSTDHFDAVVSDMKMPEMNGAELLTEIGMLYPHMVRFVLSGQPDDETIIKAVRCSHQYLSKPCNTGKLCESLARALTLVDLLPEIGLRGKVVGPGNLPCLPEILDEFCSELKGGSLETVDLASIASRDPGLAVKMLHLANSSYFGSLSLISTVGKAVDIIGRHTLAKLVKQGDIFSAYTREAVKMHGLREKVERSVRYGEYSVFVARQMGLEKDLEECAYALGLLIDVGEFLLISIYPEKSLESITQEQALTMDSIEAERKLYGVSHDEVGACFLGLPGLPDMLVDAIRYHHCPEAVEHENRLLTCVCAAEGLYRELVLGEKDWLESGSPGATLPDVRDGFRQWSDQAASGREEMATV, from the coding sequence ATGACCGGAAGGAAGAGGATACTGTTTGTCGATGACGAACCCAATGTGCTCGAAGGTCTGCGTCGCTCGTTGTCCAGAATGCGTAAGCAATGGGACATGGTGTTGGTGAATGGAGGAAGGGAAGCTCTCGACCTGTTGTCCACGGATCATTTCGACGCGGTAGTCAGCGATATGAAGATGCCGGAGATGAACGGAGCGGAACTGCTGACGGAAATAGGAATGCTCTATCCTCATATGGTGAGATTCGTCCTGTCCGGTCAGCCGGATGACGAAACGATAATAAAGGCGGTACGGTGTTCGCACCAGTATTTATCAAAGCCTTGCAATACCGGAAAACTGTGTGAATCGCTTGCCAGGGCCCTCACTCTGGTCGATCTTCTTCCTGAAATTGGACTTCGGGGTAAAGTCGTGGGGCCAGGCAACCTGCCCTGCCTTCCCGAGATCCTCGACGAATTCTGTAGCGAACTAAAGGGGGGCAGTTTAGAAACGGTTGACCTGGCTTCTATTGCCAGCCGGGATCCCGGACTGGCAGTCAAGATGCTGCATCTGGCCAATTCATCTTATTTCGGTTCTTTATCCCTGATATCCACCGTCGGGAAGGCCGTCGATATCATCGGCAGACACACACTCGCCAAGCTGGTGAAACAAGGCGATATCTTCTCGGCATATACCCGGGAAGCGGTAAAAATGCATGGACTGAGAGAGAAGGTGGAGAGGAGTGTCAGGTACGGTGAATACTCGGTGTTTGTGGCCCGGCAGATGGGGTTGGAGAAGGATCTGGAAGAATGTGCTTACGCTCTCGGCCTCCTTATCGATGTCGGCGAATTTCTGCTGATCTCGATCTATCCGGAAAAATCGCTGGAATCGATAACACAGGAACAGGCGCTGACTATGGATAGTATTGAAGCGGAGAGGAAACTGTACGGTGTCTCTCACGACGAAGTCGGGGCATGTTTTCTTGGGCTACCAGGGCTGCCGGATATGCTCGTGGATGCTATAAGGTATCATCATTGCCCGGAAGCTGTGGAACATGAGAACAGACTCCTTACCTGTGTATGTGCCGCGGAGGGGTTGTACAGAGAACTGGTCCTGGGAGAAAAAGATTGGCTTGAAAGTGGTTCACCCGGAGCCACTCTTCCAGATGTCAGAGATGGCTTTCGGCAATGGAGTGACCAGGCAGCATCTGGCAGGGAAGAGATGGCGACAGTATGA